One stretch of Glycine soja cultivar W05 chromosome 7, ASM419377v2, whole genome shotgun sequence DNA includes these proteins:
- the LOC114418881 gene encoding AP-4 complex subunit sigma: MGIRFVLMVNKQGQTRLAQYYEYLTLEERRALEGEIVRKCLARNEQQCSFVEHRNYKIVYRRYASLFFLVGVDDDENELAILEFIHLLVETMDRHFGNVCELDIMFHLEKAHFMLEEMVMNGCIVETSKSNILTPIQLMDKTS, translated from the exons ATGGGGATCCGATTCGTACTGATGGTGAACAAGCAAGGCCAAACTCGTCTTGCTCAATACTACGAATATCTCACCCTCGAAGAGCGACGTGCCCTCGAAGGCGAAATCGTTCGCAAATGCCTCGCCCGCAACGAACAGCAG TGTTCCTTCGTTGAGCATCGCAACTACAAAATTGTATATCGTCGCTACGCCTCTTTGTTTTTCCTCGTTGGAGTTGACGATGATgag AATGAGCTGGCTATTTTGGAATTTATACATCTCTTGGTTGAAACCATGGATCGTCATTTTGGCAATGTG TGCGAGCTAGATATTATGTTCCATTTAGAAAAGGCGCATTTTATGTTGGAGGAAATGGTCATGAATGGTTGTATTGTGGAGACAAGcaaatcaaatattttgacACCAATTCAGCTGATGGATAAAACATCTTGA